The sequence ATACAGTTCTAATTTGTTGAATAGAAAAATCACCTAAATTATGAGGCTGTAATGCTGCATTAAGCTCAACTTCACCTAATTTCACCGCATCCTCTTCACAACGCTGTTTGAGATAATGGCGAATCCTTGTTTTCGCACGAGCCGTTACGACAAAATTTAACCATGCAGCTTCAGGATGGGCATTTGGATCGGTGATGATATTGACCGTTTGACCAGATTCAAGGGCTTGTGAAAGCGGATAAGGTTTATGCTCAACGGTTACGCCAACACAAGTATTCCCCACATCTGAATGCACAGCATAAGCGAAATCTACTGCCGTTGCGCCCATTGGCAATTCAATAATTCGACCTTTTGGGGTAAAAACATAAATTTCTTTCGGAAAAAACTCTGATTTTACATTCTCAATAAACTCAAAAGAATTACCTACACTTTGTTGAATTTCGACCAAACTTTGCAGCCAGCGTTGTGCGCGAATTTGTGCGGTTGTACTGTCGTTTTTACCATTTTCTTTATAAACCCAATGCGCAGTAATGCCCATTTCGGCGACTTGTTCCATATCCTCTGTATGGATATGAACTTCTACGGGAACTCCTTTCGGCCCAATCATTGAAGTTTGCAAAGATTGATAGCCATTTGCTTTAGGTACGGCGATATAATCCTTTACTCTGCCAGGGCGTGGCTTATAAAGATTATGCATTTGCCCCAAAACGCGATAACAATCATCAACATTTTTTACAATCACACGGAACGCATAAATATCCATAATAGAATGAAATTCTTGATCCTTTATGCGCATTTTTTGATAGATTTTGTAAAGGTGCTTTTCACGTCCCCAGACACGGGCAAAAATCCCCGTATTTTCTAACCGCACTTTAATCTCTTGTGAAATTCGTTCGATTAAATCTTGTCGATTACTCCGCGCCACATCAATGAGTTTTTTTAACACCTCATAACGGTGTGGATGCATTGCTTGAAAAGATAAGTCTTCTAATTCATTTTTGATATGCTCAATACCTAAACGATGAGCAAGCGGACAATAGATTTCAAGGGTTTCTTTCGCAATACGACGGCGTTTATCTGGTCGTAACGAACCAAGCGTGCGCATATTATGCGTGCGGTCAGCAAGCTTGATTAACACAACGCGAATATCACGCGTCATCGCCAAAATCATTTTGCGAAAATTCTCGACTTGTGCTTCTTGGCGAGTACGAAATTTCAACTTATCGAGTTTTGATACACCGTCCACAATTTCAGCTACACTGGCACCGAACTCTTCTTTCAGTTGTTCTTCCGTATAAGGTGTATCTTCAATAACATCGTGCAAAAGCGCAGCCATTACCGCTTCGTGATCTAAGTGGAGTTGAGCAATAATGGAAGCTACCGCCACAGGATGGGTAATGTAAGGTTCGCCACTGGAGCGAAATTGTCCTTCGTGCGCATCTCTTGCAATCACAAACGCACGCTTGATGAGTTCAATTTTATCTGCGGGCAAATACCCTTGAATAATTCGATCTAAATCCGCAAACAGTTCCAAAGGAGACCTACTTATCGTTGAAAGAGAAAGTGCGGTTAAAATATCGTGATTTTTTACCGCACTTTTAAAAGATTATTCTGTAATTAATGCAACAGCTGCTTCTTCCGTTTCTTGCACTTTAGCTATTTCTTGGAATTCTTGTGCATCCATAATATCTTGATTAATCAAACCTTTTTCGATTTCACGCAATGCGATTACTGTTGGTTTGTCATTATCTTCTGGCACTAACGGCGCACTTTGATTAAGTTGTAATTGTCTTGCACGACGCGCAGCCGTTAAAATTAAATCAAAACGGTTACCAATTTTTTCTACTGCATCTTGCACAGTAACACGAGCCATAATTTACTCCGATTTGTCAAAAATTACTCTATTGAAAGGGCGTTATAATACTCAATTTCGCCCTATTTTGCTAGTAGCTGTTGAATTAACATTGCATTTTGTTTTTGTTGATAATCTTTAGTTAAGCGTTCCGATTGCAAAATACTTTGCAAATCTTTTAATGCTTTCTCAAAATCATCATTCACAATGACATAATCATATTCGTCATAATGCGAAATTTCACTTATCGCTTTTGACATTCGTTCAGCGATAACCTCTTCACTATCTTGCCCACGACCAATTAAACGACGCTCTAGTTCAGGCAATGAAGGCGGTAAAATAAAAATACTTTTTACCGAAGGCACTTTTTTACGGATTTGTTGAGCACCCTGCCAATCAATATCTAAAAATACATCAATGCCTTTTGCTAAATTTTCTTCAATCGCAGGTAAAGAGGTTCCATAATAATTTCCACCAAAAACTTTGGCATATTCTAGAAATAAATCTTGCTCAATGAGTGATTCAAACTCTTCTTTTGATACAAAATAATAGTGTACGCCTTCAACTTCCCCCGGGCGTGGGGCACGGGTCGTATGTGACACAGACACCATTTTTTGAGTTGAACTACCTGATGCCAATAACGCTGAAATTAATGAAGATTTTCCTGCACCACTTGGTGCAGATAAAATATAAAGATTACCTTGAGACATAGAACATTTAACCTTCTCTAACAATTTCAGTCTATTATGCAGATTTCTCTATAAAAAATCATCAAAAGAGCGGTGATTTTTTACGGTACTTTTTGATTCTTATGATGATTTGATATAGATCACAAAAAAGTAGTAGGGTTTATAGTTTTATAAAAATGCTCGTGCTATACTCTGTGCGCTGTCTTACTGAGTGAGCAGTATTACTCAAAGCAAACAGATTTGTTTAACTTAAATAAAAGGTGAAAATCTTATGGCAATTAAAATTGGTATCAATGGTTTTGGTCGTATCGGCCGTATCGTATTCCGTGCAGCACAACACCGTGATGACATCGAAGTTGTAGGTATTAACGACTTAATCGACGTTGAATACATGGCTTATATGTTGAAATATGATTCAACTCACGGTCGTTTCGACGGCACTGTTGAAGTGAAAGATGGTAACTTAGTGGTTAATGGTAAAACTATCCGTGTAACTGCAGAACGTGATCCAGCAAACTTAAACTGGGGTGCAATCGGTGTTGATATCGCTGTTGAAGCGACGGGTTTATTCTTAACTGATGAAACTGCTCGTAAACACATCACTGCAGGCGCAAAAAAAGTTGTATTAACTGGCCCATCTAAAGATGCAACCCCTATGTTCGTTCGTGGTGTAAACTTCAACGCATACGCAGGTCAAGATATCGTTTCTAACGCATCTTGTACAACAAACTGTTTAGCTCCTTTAGCACGTGTTGTTCATGAAACTTTCGGTATCAAAGATGGTTTAATGACCACTGTTCACGCAACGACTGCAACTCAAAAAACTGTGGATGGTCCATCAGCTAAAGACTGGCGCGGCGGCCGCGGTGCATCACAAAACATCATTCCATCTTCAACAGGTGCAGCGAAAGCAGTAGGTAAAGTATTACCTGCATTAAACGGTAAATTAACTGGTATGGCTTTCCGTGTTCCAACTCCAAACGTATCTGTTGTTGACTTAACTGTTAACCTTGAAAAACCAGCTTCTTACGATGCAATCAAACAAGCAATCAAAGATGCAGCTGAAGGTAAAACTTTCAATGGCGAATTAAAAGGTGTATTAGGTTACACTGAAGATGCTGTTGTTTCTACTGACTTCAACGGTTGTGCTTTAACTTCTGTATTTGATGCAGATGCTGGTATCGCATTAACTGATTCTTTCGTTAAATTAGTATCTTGGTACGATAACGAAACTGGTTACTCAAACAAAGTATTAGACTTAGTAGCTCATATCTACAACTACAAAGGCTAATTAAAACTTTGAAAAAATTAACCGCTCTTCGGAGCGGTTTTTTATTACCTAAAATTTAGTTTACGATCTAAAAATGAACAATGGATCACTAAAAATAATTTAAAATGATCAATATTCTTCTAGCTTTTATTCCTATTTAAGATTATATTAGCGCACAACTGTTCGCTCAATGAATTCAAAAAATAGGGTTAATATGAATCTCGATCTCCATTTTGTTCATCGTATTCAACAACAAGCCAAAACTCGTGCAAATATGACCGCACTTCGCTATAAAGAACACGGCTTGTGGCGAGACATCTCTTGGAAAAATTTTCAAGATCAACTCAATCAACTTTCTCGAGCATTACTTGCTCACAATATTGGTGTTCAAGATAAAATCGCCATTTTTGCCCATAATATGGAACGTTGGACAATCGCTGACATTGCGACCTTACAAATTCGAGCAATCACAGTACCTATTTACGCAACCAATACAGCCCAGCAAGCAGAATTTATCCTAAATCACGCCGATGTAAAAATTCTATTCGTCGGCGATCAAGAGCAATACGATCAAGCATTCGAAATCGCTCATCATTGTCCACAATTACAAAAAATCGTGGCAATGAAATCTACAATTCAATTACAACAAGATCCTCTTTCTTGCACTTGGGAAAGTTTTATTGAAACAGGCTCAAACGCACAACAAGATAAACTAACCCAACGATTAAACCAAAAACAATTATCGGATTTATTTACGATTATTTATACCTCTGGCACAACGGGAGAACCTAAGGGTGTCATGTTAGATTACGCTAATCTCGCTCACCAGTTAGAAACACATGATCTTTCACTTAATGTGACAGATCGGGACGTTTCACTTTCTTTCTTACCGTTCTCTCATATTTTTGAACGAGCTTGGGCGTCTTATATTCTTCATAGAGGTGCAATACTTTGCTATTTAGAAGATACCAATCAAGTGCGGTCAGCTTTAACGGAAATTTGCCCAACCTTAATGTGTGCCGTGCCACGTTTTTACGAAAAAATTTATGCCGCCGTCTTGGATAAAGTTCAAAAAGCACCAAAACTTCGCCAAATTATGTTTCATTGGGCAATTTCCGTGGGACAAAAACATTTTGATTTACGTGCGAATAACAAAGCTATTCCATTCTTATTGAAGAAACAATTTGCTTTAGCGGATAAATTAGTGCTCTCAAAACTTCGCCAATTATTGGGTGGGCGTATAAAAATGATGCCTTGCGGAGGAGCTAAATTAGAACCGGCTATTGGGCTATTTTTCCATGCTATTGGCATCAATATCAAATTAGGCTATGGCATGACAGAAACAACTGCAACCGTTTCTTGCTGGCATGATTTCCAATTTAACCCAAATTCAATCGGCACACTCATGCCAAAAGCGGAAGTTAAAATTGGGGAAAATAATGAAATCCTCGTGCGTGGCGGAATGGTGATGAAAGGCTATTACAAGAAGCCAGAAGAAACAGCTAAAGCCTTCACAGAAGATGGTTTCCTAAAAACTGGCGATGCGGGAGAATTTGACGAACAAGGCAATTTATTTATTACCGATCGTATTAAAGAATTAATGAAAACCTCAAACGGCAAATATATTGCACCACAATATATCGAAAGCAAAATCGGTAAAGATAAATTTATCGAACAAATTGCAATCATCGCCGATGCGAAAAAATATGTATCCGCGCTTATTGTGCCTTGCTTTGATAGTTTGGAAGAGTACGCTAAACAGCTCAATATTAAATATCATGACCGTTTAGAATTACTAAAAAATTCTGACATTCTGAAAATGTTTGAGCAGCGTATTAATGCGCTGCAAAAAGAATTGGCTCATTTCGAGCAAGTAAAAAAATTCACGTTACTTTCTCAAGCATTTAGCATTAAATTGGGTGAAATTACACCAACATTAAAATTACGTAGAAAAGTGATTTTAGAACGTTATCGTAAGCAAATTGAAGAAATGTATAATTCAAAAGAATCAAAAAGTTCATAACTAAAAGGCTCTCGTTTGAGAGCCTTTTTCTTGCCGATTATTCAGGAAATTTTTCTTCCAAAATTAATGCTAACCCATCTTCATTATTGGTCGTGGTAACTACATTTGCAGCTTGTTTAATTTCATCAGGTGCATTTCCCATTGCCACCCCAAGTCCCGCATGTTCTAGCATATCCAGATCATTAAAGTTATCACCAAACGCAATCACTTCATCGGTTTTTACGCCAAAATAATCTTCCAAAAAACGCACCGCACTTCCTTTGGTTGCACTCTTGTGCATCACCTCTAAAAAGTTAGCATGGGAACGACAAATACTCAGATGTGGAAATTTTTCCTTTAAAATAATTTCAATCTCAATGATTTCTTGTGCTTCCCCAATAATTTGAATTTTATGTGGCGAACGAGCCGCTACTTCATCAAAAGGGTGAATTTCAATTTTGGTGACACTGCGTTCATAAATCACCCATTTATTTTCTACATCGCGAGCATGGCAGACATTATTTGTATAATAATTCACACCAAGCAAAGGGTGATCCGCCAAAACGGTATTAATGTCTAAAATATCCTTTGGATCAATTTGTACGCTATAAATTAGTTCAAGATGTTGATTCAAAATAAGCGCGCCACTAAATGCAACAAGCACATTATTCGTTTCAAGCTGTTTCCAATAAGGCAAAATACCCAAAGGAGAACGCGCCGAAATTGGCACAAAAGGAATGCCATTCGCCGTTAAACGCTTAATTGCCGCAACAGTTCGAGGGGAAATAGTATGTTGAGAAGTTAATAAGGTGCCATCAAAATCACTAAATACCGCTTTATACATCATTACTCCGAATAAAGATTATTTCTCTGCTAGATAAGGATCATCAAAGCCCAATCCTTGCATAATTTGGGTTTCTAAACTTTCCATTTCTTCAGCTTCATCATCTTCAATATGATCATAACCAAGTAAATGTAAGCTACCATGCACGACCATATGCGCCCAATGTGCCATTAATGGTTTCTCTTGTTCTGCGGCTTCTCTCTCCACGACTTGACGACAAATAACGAGATCCCCTAACAATGGCAACGCCACCTCATCGGGACATTCAAATGGAAATGAAAGCACGTTAGTCGAGCGATCCTTACCACGATAAGTTAAATTTAATTCATGGCTTTCGGCTTCATCCACAATACGAACCGTCATTTCAACTTCA comes from Haemophilus haemolyticus and encodes:
- a CDS encoding Cof-type HAD-IIB family hydrolase: MYKAVFSDFDGTLLTSQHTISPRTVAAIKRLTANGIPFVPISARSPLGILPYWKQLETNNVLVAFSGALILNQHLELIYSVQIDPKDILDINTVLADHPLLGVNYYTNNVCHARDVENKWVIYERSVTKIEIHPFDEVAARSPHKIQIIGEAQEIIEIEIILKEKFPHLSICRSHANFLEVMHKSATKGSAVRFLEDYFGVKTDEVIAFGDNFNDLDMLEHAGLGVAMGNAPDEIKQAANVVTTTNNEDGLALILEEKFPE
- the spoT gene encoding bifunctional GTP diphosphokinase/guanosine-3',5'-bis pyrophosphate 3'-pyrophosphohydrolase, giving the protein MELFADLDRIIQGYLPADKIELIKRAFVIARDAHEGQFRSSGEPYITHPVAVASIIAQLHLDHEAVMAALLHDVIEDTPYTEEQLKEEFGASVAEIVDGVSKLDKLKFRTRQEAQVENFRKMILAMTRDIRVVLIKLADRTHNMRTLGSLRPDKRRRIAKETLEIYCPLAHRLGIEHIKNELEDLSFQAMHPHRYEVLKKLIDVARSNRQDLIERISQEIKVRLENTGIFARVWGREKHLYKIYQKMRIKDQEFHSIMDIYAFRVIVKNVDDCYRVLGQMHNLYKPRPGRVKDYIAVPKANGYQSLQTSMIGPKGVPVEVHIHTEDMEQVAEMGITAHWVYKENGKNDSTTAQIRAQRWLQSLVEIQQSVGNSFEFIENVKSEFFPKEIYVFTPKGRIIELPMGATAVDFAYAVHSDVGNTCVGVTVEHKPYPLSQALESGQTVNIITDPNAHPEAAWLNFVVTARAKTRIRHYLKQRCEEDAVKLGEVELNAALQPHNLGDFSIQQIRTVLDALALSSLDELLREIGLGNQSASIIAHQFVGVPLESANTKNLEFESKILTIAPMQVGKTQFAQCCHPIPGDPIVGCRTEENTVVVHHQHCASLKNACRQSLAKWDNVQSAVNFEAELQIEILNEQNALLSLMTAISASESSLQNIWTEELENNLLLVILQVCVKDIKHLANIVHRIKGITGVVNVKRNINEL
- the ybeY gene encoding rRNA maturation RNase YbeY, giving the protein MGSIFVDLQIATENIEGLPTEEQIVQWATAAVQPEGDEVEMTVRIVDEAESHELNLTYRGKDRSTNVLSFPFECPDEVALPLLGDLVICRQVVEREAAEQEKPLMAHWAHMVVHGSLHLLGYDHIEDDEAEEMESLETQIMQGLGFDDPYLAEK
- a CDS encoding AMP-dependent synthetase/ligase, producing MNLDLHFVHRIQQQAKTRANMTALRYKEHGLWRDISWKNFQDQLNQLSRALLAHNIGVQDKIAIFAHNMERWTIADIATLQIRAITVPIYATNTAQQAEFILNHADVKILFVGDQEQYDQAFEIAHHCPQLQKIVAMKSTIQLQQDPLSCTWESFIETGSNAQQDKLTQRLNQKQLSDLFTIIYTSGTTGEPKGVMLDYANLAHQLETHDLSLNVTDRDVSLSFLPFSHIFERAWASYILHRGAILCYLEDTNQVRSALTEICPTLMCAVPRFYEKIYAAVLDKVQKAPKLRQIMFHWAISVGQKHFDLRANNKAIPFLLKKQFALADKLVLSKLRQLLGGRIKMMPCGGAKLEPAIGLFFHAIGINIKLGYGMTETTATVSCWHDFQFNPNSIGTLMPKAEVKIGENNEILVRGGMVMKGYYKKPEETAKAFTEDGFLKTGDAGEFDEQGNLFITDRIKELMKTSNGKYIAPQYIESKIGKDKFIEQIAIIADAKKYVSALIVPCFDSLEEYAKQLNIKYHDRLELLKNSDILKMFEQRINALQKELAHFEQVKKFTLLSQAFSIKLGEITPTLKLRRKVILERYRKQIEEMYNSKESKSS
- the gap gene encoding type I glyceraldehyde-3-phosphate dehydrogenase, encoding MAIKIGINGFGRIGRIVFRAAQHRDDIEVVGINDLIDVEYMAYMLKYDSTHGRFDGTVEVKDGNLVVNGKTIRVTAERDPANLNWGAIGVDIAVEATGLFLTDETARKHITAGAKKVVLTGPSKDATPMFVRGVNFNAYAGQDIVSNASCTTNCLAPLARVVHETFGIKDGLMTTVHATTATQKTVDGPSAKDWRGGRGASQNIIPSSTGAAKAVGKVLPALNGKLTGMAFRVPTPNVSVVDLTVNLEKPASYDAIKQAIKDAAEGKTFNGELKGVLGYTEDAVVSTDFNGCALTSVFDADAGIALTDSFVKLVSWYDNETGYSNKVLDLVAHIYNYKG
- the gmk gene encoding guanylate kinase gives rise to the protein MSQGNLYILSAPSGAGKSSLISALLASGSSTQKMVSVSHTTRAPRPGEVEGVHYYFVSKEEFESLIEQDLFLEYAKVFGGNYYGTSLPAIEENLAKGIDVFLDIDWQGAQQIRKKVPSVKSIFILPPSLPELERRLIGRGQDSEEVIAERMSKAISEISHYDEYDYVIVNDDFEKALKDLQSILQSERLTKDYQQKQNAMLIQQLLAK
- the rpoZ gene encoding DNA-directed RNA polymerase subunit omega, translated to MARVTVQDAVEKIGNRFDLILTAARRARQLQLNQSAPLVPEDNDKPTVIALREIEKGLINQDIMDAQEFQEIAKVQETEEAAVALITE